One genomic window of Dunckerocampus dactyliophorus isolate RoL2022-P2 chromosome 7, RoL_Ddac_1.1, whole genome shotgun sequence includes the following:
- the atn1 gene encoding atrophin-1 isoform X2, producing MKTRTHKESMPMRSGRRRGASEERRGRRPHPSPTRPERNDRQTPRGGGEELAGNRFNRRSQGHDSSESEGEELVSPAKRQKVQDPAANQNPPTSTHSTDNLAPATVPPPTSVANQSRESDNEDGQSQGSRSSVVGSLANSSSSLSSGRDIDQDNRSSSPSLSASPLGSLDSDSEGPDSPKQGEREREKSKDGSAGNVSSEDRRTLRERRGEDPCGDGQKMDTDARIEDCALKPIHPCPSSGLNPSLRGAGDSSNDSSGGRKSYFSLESKLMCKVEYGGPTGTDAVPSGNRMNSKANTQCVTKTSAVGGDFSHNSPSIPHSLPPPLPPPPALKPLELGGQNLPAEVKIERDKMDKADKHLDKTQSTPPSLLQTGSQPQSQPQTQTTTHPHHYSSPSWQGGTATSCQGSWGYNRYPGNHHPHQHQPPVQQQQLPSVYNPPSSRHSTSHPSYLPHPHPHPHREYIPRYAGGGGDRDRGSVGDRERGARGELNREFSAPIGNNSNTNSGANGSGGMAGIQGREFAGLSVGQNREFQGSGRDGSSNIGAERRDFVPAFRDREQERERDLGREFPMPNQNQSRDFGPNGAGGGHTRDKDRGRWGEVGGQTREGNCNPNNSISQGNHPSSTSGLPVNPMLSRDPPASPQNNSSHPPHSSLPPHSHPTNSSNRDFPPPIDQAQTPSSGPDSFHREYPPAGGKDFSAGAPSSTGTNRDYLSPPGVTSNLGREFSGSGGMQNPSHPHYQPGPRDRERDSNLRESALYQNRGGPNQPPALSPSSATSHGHPPNAPYPPTQTSHTQQPPPGMAPNIRAPLYQSTAQTPPTHLSPLPSPSTNQMGGFSSFPPGSTSAPNMPLPGPGMPSPGCRPSPLHSTLNSHPNFSGTYHSNGSGSNNLANSNSNGGTPTNSNTNSQSPQNVSKGPPPLTNNNITTPTLPGGDVLSDSGLPQPPVIKEEPPEDRDESDSPPPVLRSPSPEPKPVDIPIHASQSARFHKVLDRGSSNSCARSDVLFVPLDGSKLWKKRNEVIERARREVEQRARDLREKERERERERERELDRHLQQKDASAAAGARHGSSLFFPTSSSMILDPSSSSSCPGNPAAHPPPHTQHHPSHPHAHLPPAHHLHPSLSHAIPHSLLLPSMAGASAVVGGPQGALGIGIGGPYLGPDTPALRTLSEYARPHAMSPLGPASRAQAHHPQVHHGHPHVHPSFFLPQFQNHHALAHPHHLPADAATAAAILGFLYGGSLEGGHGVGGHPGVAGGPVPGGIGGSGLGGVGFPHAVAAHRERMKPGFEFKSDERVYPPSSIPDPAALALAHSHSHASAHAHAHSLLLGGGGGGPNEVSLYCTPPPPPPAGPPHLQNPTLPPVARPPNPPAPQSLSNPPPSSLLPSSHASSVPPPAAPPPTGPAAPPAAPPPPAPPTSNATSVQHPVPHSSFPSSLPSHLPPTTSSETYPTPTRSPASFERDRSGDRERERERDRTAPPAFGDRERERERERERGGSAGGGGGGSNANGGGTGGGSGGENMGRVQMLNVTPHHHQHSHIHSHLHLHQQDTAAGGVHPLMDPLASGSPLARLPYPGATLGTPILAHPLTDSEVLRQQLFGEEKTPRPCAPFRDLPQPSSLTGPMSAAHQLQAMQQAQSAELQIQRLALEQQWIHHHHHHSLTQDEYYSHLKKESDKTL from the exons ATGAAAACGCGGACGCACAAAGAATCG ATGCCCATGCGCAGTGGGCGGCGGCGGGGGGCGAGCGAGGAGAGGAGGGGTAGACGCCCACACCCCAGCCCCACTCGACCTGAACGTAATGATAGACAAACG CCAAGAGGTGGCGGTGAGGAACTGGCTGGGAATCGCTTCAATCGCAGATCACAAGGGCATGATTCATCCGAGAGCGAGGGGGAGGAACTTGTGTCTCCTGCAAAAAGGCAGAAAGTTCAG GATCCAGCCGCCAACCAGAACCCTCCAACATCAACACACTCCACTGACAACTTGGCTCCCGCCACAGTCCCGCCTCCAACCTCGGTGGCCAACCAATCCCGTGAGAGTGACAATGAAGACGGCCAATCCCAGGGCAGCAGGAGTTCGGTTGTGGGCAGCCTGGCAAATAGCAGCAGCAGCCTTAGCAGTGGGCGGGACATTGACCAGGACAATCGTTCCTCATCCCCGAGTCTCTCCGCTTCTCCTCTGGGTAGCCTCGATTCTGATTCCGAGGGCCCTGACTCACCAAAGCAAGGAGAGAGGGAACGGGAGAAAAGCAAAGATGGAAGCGCAGGAAACGTGTCTTCAGAGGACAGAAGGACATTACGAGAGCGGAGAGGGGAGGATCCCTGTGGAGATGGACAAAAGATGGACACGGATGCACGAATTGAAGACTGTGCTCTTAAGCCTATCCATCCTTGCCCCTCCTCGGGTCTCAATCCCTCGCTCCGTGGAGCTGGGGATTCTTCAAATGACAGCTCTGGAGGGAGGAAGTCTTATTTCTCCCTGGAGTCCAAACTCATGTGTAAAGTTGAGTATGGTGGACCTACTGGCACTGATGCTGTGCCAAGTGGCAATAGAATGAATTCCAAAGCCAACACACAATGTGTGACAAAGACATCTGCCGTGGGTGGAGATTTTTCCCATAACAGCCCCAGCATTCCCCACTCCTTGCCCccacctcttcctcctccacctgCTCTTAAACCACTGGAACTCGGGGGACAAAATCTTCCTGCTGAGGTCAAAATAGAAAGAGACAAAATGGATAAGGCGGATAAGCACCTGGACAAGACCCAGTCCACTCCTCCGTCCTTGTTGCAAACTGGGTCTCAGCCACAATCACAACCCCAGACTCAAACCACCACCCACCCTCATCATTACAGCTCCCCCAGCTGGCAGGGTGGCACAGCCACCAGTTGCCAGGGGAGTTGGGGCTACAACCGTTACCCTGGCAACCATCACCCACACCAGCATCAGCCCCcagtgcagcagcagcaactcCCCTCTGTTTACAACCCTCCTTCCTCTCGACACTCCACCTCTCACCCTTCTTACCTCCCCCATCCGCACCCTCACCCCCACAGGGAGTACATTCCCAGGTATGCTGGAGGGGGAGGGGATAGAGACAGAGGGTCTGTGGGAGACAGGGAGAGGGGAGCACGGGGTGAGCTCAACAGGGAGTTCTCTGCTCCCATTGGTAACAACAGCAACACTAATAGTGGGGCGAATGGTAGTGGTGGGATGGCTGGTATCCAAGGCAGGGAGTTTGCAGGTTTGTCTGTAGGTCAAAACAGGGAGTTCCAAGGCTCTGGAAGAGATGGATCTTCTAATATAGGAGCTGAAAGAAGAGACTTTGTTCCAGCTTTCAGAGACAGAGAGCAAGAAAGAGAACGGGATCTAGGAAGAGAGTTTCCCATGCCAAACCAAAACCAGAGTAGAGACTTTGGTCCTAACGGAGCTGGAGGGGGGCATACCAGAGACAAAGACAGAGGCAGATGGGGTGAGGTTGGAGGCCAAACAAGAGAAGGAAACTGTAACCCAAACAACTCCATCTCACAAGGAAACCACCCCAGTTCAACTAGCGGACTACCTGTTAACCCCATGCTGAGTCGAGATCCACCAGCATCACCGCAAAACAACAGTAGCCACCCACCTCATTCTTCCCTGCCCCCACACTCACATCCCACAAACTCCTCCAATCGTGACTTTCCACCTCCCATAGACCAGGCACAAACCCCTTCCTCTGGACCTGACAGCTTTCACAGAGAGTATCCTCCCGCCGGTGGGAAGGATTTCAGTGCTGGCGCACCCTCCTCCACTGGAACCAATCGAGATTATCTCAGCCCACCTGGCGTTACCTCTAATCTAGGAAGAGAGTTTTCAGGGTCTGGTGGAATGCAAAATCCTTCTCACCCCCACTACCAGCCTGGACCtagagacagagagagggacTCAAACCTGCGAGAGTCTGCTCTGTACCAAAACCGTGGGGGTCCAAATCAACCTCCTGCCCTGTCTCCATCCTCTGCTACCAGTCATGGACACCCTCCAAATGCTCCATATCCTCCAACTCAAACTTCCCATACTCAGCAACCCCCACCAGGTATGGCACCTAATATACGTGCTCCACTCTACCAGTCAACTGCTCAGACTCCTCCAACACATCTATCCCCACTACCCAGCCCCTCCACTAATCAGATGGGAGGTTTCTCGTCGTTCCCCCCTGGATCCACCTCTGCTCCTAACATGCCCCTTCCTGGACCAGGCATGCCATCACCTGGATGCCGTCCCTCCCCTTTACATAGCACCTTGAACAGCCACCCTAACTTCAGTGGAACATACCACTCTAATGGGAGCGGCAGCAATAATCTGGCTAACAGCAATAGCAACGGTGGTACACCCACTAACAGCAATACAAACTCCCAATCACCTCAGAATGTCTCTAAGGGCCCTCCACCTCTTACTAACAACAACATTACTACACCAACACTTCCTGGTGGAGATGTCCTTTCAGATTCCGGCCTGCCCCAACCGCCTGTAATTAAGGAAGAACCACCAGAGGACAGGGACGAGAGTGACAGTCCACCACCTGTGTTGAGAAGCCCATCTCCTGAACCTAAGCCTGTAGACATTCCCATTCATGCTAGCCAATCAGCAAG GTTTCACAAAGTCCTTGACCGAGGCAGCAGCAACTCCTGTGCCCGCAGCGATGTCCTCTTTGTTCCGTTGGACGGTTCCAAATTATGGAAGAAGAGGAATGAGGTGATAGAAAGAGCTCGGAGGGAGGTTGAGCAACGAGCCAGAGATCtaagagaaaaagaaagagagcgCGAAAGGGAGCGTGAGAGGGAACTGGATCGCCATCTACAG CAAAAAGATGCTAGTGCAGCTGCAGGGGCTCGTCATGGTTCTTCCCTCTTCTTCCCTACCTCATCCTCTATGATCCTCGATCCTTCATCGTCTTCCTCCTGTCCGGGAAACCCGGCCGCTCACCCTCCACCTCACACTCAGCATCATCCCTCACACCCGCATGCTCACCTTCCTCCAGCGCACCACCTCCATCCCAGTCTTTCTCACGCTATCCCTCACTCTCTTCTCCTGCCGTCCATGGCTGGGGCATCAGCAGTAGTTGGGGGCCCTCAGGGTGCTTTGGGAATAGGTATCGGTGGTCCATATCTTGGTCCTGATACCCCAGCTCTAAGAACCCTGAGTGAGTATGCCCGTCCCCATGCTATGTCCCCACTGGGGCCCGCAAGTCGGGCTCAAGCACACCACCCTCAAGTTCATCATGGTCACCCTCATGTCCATCCCTCGTTCTTTTTACCCCAATTCCAGAATCATCATGCATTAGCCCATCCACATCACCTACCTGCTGATGCTGCAACAGCTGCAGCAATCTTGGGCTTTCTATATGGTGGCAGCCTTGAAGGGGGCCACGGTGTTGGAGGTCACCCTGGGGTCGCGGGAGGCCCGGTACCCGGAGGAATTGGGGGTTCAGGGTTAGGAGGAGTTGGCTTTCCTCATGCAGTTGCTGCTCACCGTGAGCGTATGAAGCCAGGATTTGAATTTAAGAGTGATGAACGGGTCTACCCACCAAGCTCCATTCCTGATCCTGCAGCCCTAGCCCTGGCTCACTCTCATTCCCATGCTAGTGCTCATGCACATGCCCACTCCTTGCTCCTTGGGGGAGGTGGAGGGGGACCGAATGAGGTGTCACTCTATTGCACTCCTCCTCCCCCACCTCCTGCAGGTCCCCCACATCTCCAGAACCCAACTCTGCCTCCAGTAGCTCgacctccaaaccctcctgcgcCGCAGTCCCTGTCCAATCCACCTCCTTCATCGCTCCTACCTTCATCGCACGCTTCATCTGTCCCACCACCCGCTGCCCCGCCTCCCACAGGCCCGGCTGCACCTCcggctgctcctcctcctcctgctccaccaaCCTCCAACGCCACTTCAGTTCAGCACCCAGTCCCCCATTCTTCATTCCCCAGTTCTCTGCCCTCTCATTTACCACCAACCACTTCCTCTGAGACCTACCCGACTCCCACTCGCTCACCCGCCTCTTTTGAGCGAGACAGGAGTGGAGACAGAGAGCGGGAGAGGGAACGAGACAGAACGGCACCACCAGCCTTTGGAGACAGGGAACGAGAGAGGGAGAGGGAACGAGAAAGGGGAGGAAgcgcaggaggaggaggaggaggcagcaACGCAAATGGAGGAGGAACAGgtggaggaagtggaggagaaAACATGGGTCGTGTCCAGATGCTAAACGTCACGCCCCACCATCACCAGCACTCCCACATCCATTCGCACCTTCATTTGCACCAACAAGACACAG CGGCGGGCGGGGTTCACCCCCTGATGGACCCGCTGGCGTCGGGGTCTCCTTTGGCACGCCTGCCTTACCCCGGAGCAACACTAGGCACACCCATCCTGGCTCACCCCCTCACTGACAGCGAGGTGCTTCGCCAACAGCTGTTTGGTGAGGAGAAGACTCCACGTCCAT GTGCTCCTTTCCGTGACCTGCCCCAACCGTCCTCCCTTACTGGTCCCATGTCGGCAGCCCACCAGCTTCAGGCCATGCAGCAGGCCCAGAGCGCGGAGCTGCAGATCCAGAGACTGGCCCTGGAACAACAGTGGATacatcaccatcaccaccactcCCTCACCCAGGACGAGTACTATAG
- the atn1 gene encoding atrophin-1 isoform X5: MKTRTHKESMPMRSGRRRGASEERRGRRPHPSPTRPERNDRQTPRGGGEELAGNRFNRRSQGHDSSESEGEELVSPAKRQKVQDPAANQNPPTSTHSTDNLAPATVPPPTSVANQSRESDNEDGQSQGSRSSVVGSLANSSSSLSSGRDIDQDNRSSSPSLSASPLGSLDSDSEGPDSPKQGEREREKSKDGSAGNVSSEDRRTLRERRGEDPCGDGQKMDTDARIEDCALKPIHPCPSSGLNPSLRGAGDSSNDSSGGRKSYFSLESKLMCKVEYGGPTGTDAVPSGNRMNSKANTQCVTKTSAVGGDFSHNSPSIPHSLPPPLPPPPALKPLELGGQNLPAEVKIERDKMDKADKHLDKTQSTPPSLLQTGSQPQSQPQTQTTTHPHHYSSPSWQGGTATSCQGSWGYNRYPGNHHPHQHQPPVQQQQLPSVYNPPSSRHSTSHPSYLPHPHPHPHREYIPRYAGGGGDRDRGSVGDRERGARGELNREFSAPIGNNSNTNSGANGSGGMAGIQGREFAGLSVGQNREFQGSGRDGSSNIGAERRDFVPAFRDREQERERDLGREFPMPNQNQSRDFGPNGAGGGHTRDKDRGRWGEVGGQTREGNCNPNNSISQGNHPSSTSGLPVNPMLSRDPPASPQNNSSHPPHSSLPPHSHPTNSSNRDFPPPIDQAQTPSSGPDSFHREYPPAGGKDFSAGAPSSTGTNRDYLSPPGVTSNLGREFSGSGGMQNPSHPHYQPGPRDRERDSNLRESALYQNRGGPNQPPALSPSSATSHGHPPNAPYPPTQTSHTQQPPPGMAPNIRAPLYQSTAQTPPTHLSPLPSPSTNQMGGFSSFPPGSTSAPNMPLPGPGMPSPGCRPSPLHSTLNSHPNFSGTYHSNGSGSNNLANSNSNGGTPTNSNTNSQSPQNVSKGPPPLTNNNITTPTLPGGDVLSDSGLPQPPVIKEEPPEDRDESDSPPPVLRSPSPEPKPVDIPIHASQSARFHKVLDRGSSNSCARSDVLFVPLDGSKLWKKRNEVIERARREVEQRARDLREKERERERERERELDRHLQQQKDASAAAGARHGSSLFFPTSSSMILDPSSSSSCPGNPAAHPPPHTQHHPSHPHAHLPPAHHLHPSLSHAIPHSLLLPSMAGASAVVGGPQGALGIGIGGPYLGPDTPALRTLSEYARPHAMSPLGPASRAQAHHPQVHHGHPHVHPSFFLPQFQNHHALAHPHHLPADAATAAAILGFLYGGSLEGGHGVGGHPGVAGGPVPGGIGGSGLGGVGFPHAVAAHRERMKPGFEFKSDERVYPPSSIPDPAALALAHSHSHASAHAHAHSLLLGGGGGGPNEVSLYCTPPPPPPAGPPHLQNPTLPPVARPPNPPAPQSLSNPPPSSLLPSSHASSVPPPAAPPPTGPAAPPAAPPPPAPPTSNATSVQHPVPHSSFPSSLPSHLPPTTSSETYPTPTRSPASFERDRSGDRERERERDRTAPPAFGDRERERERERERGGSAGGGGGGSNANGGGTGGGSGGENMGRVQMLNVTPHHHQHSHIHSHLHLHQQDTAAGGVHPLMDPLASGSPLARLPYPGATLGTPILAHPLTDSEVLRQQLFAHQLQAMQQAQSAELQIQRLALEQQWIHHHHHHSLTQDEYYSHLKKESDKTL; this comes from the exons ATGAAAACGCGGACGCACAAAGAATCG ATGCCCATGCGCAGTGGGCGGCGGCGGGGGGCGAGCGAGGAGAGGAGGGGTAGACGCCCACACCCCAGCCCCACTCGACCTGAACGTAATGATAGACAAACG CCAAGAGGTGGCGGTGAGGAACTGGCTGGGAATCGCTTCAATCGCAGATCACAAGGGCATGATTCATCCGAGAGCGAGGGGGAGGAACTTGTGTCTCCTGCAAAAAGGCAGAAAGTTCAG GATCCAGCCGCCAACCAGAACCCTCCAACATCAACACACTCCACTGACAACTTGGCTCCCGCCACAGTCCCGCCTCCAACCTCGGTGGCCAACCAATCCCGTGAGAGTGACAATGAAGACGGCCAATCCCAGGGCAGCAGGAGTTCGGTTGTGGGCAGCCTGGCAAATAGCAGCAGCAGCCTTAGCAGTGGGCGGGACATTGACCAGGACAATCGTTCCTCATCCCCGAGTCTCTCCGCTTCTCCTCTGGGTAGCCTCGATTCTGATTCCGAGGGCCCTGACTCACCAAAGCAAGGAGAGAGGGAACGGGAGAAAAGCAAAGATGGAAGCGCAGGAAACGTGTCTTCAGAGGACAGAAGGACATTACGAGAGCGGAGAGGGGAGGATCCCTGTGGAGATGGACAAAAGATGGACACGGATGCACGAATTGAAGACTGTGCTCTTAAGCCTATCCATCCTTGCCCCTCCTCGGGTCTCAATCCCTCGCTCCGTGGAGCTGGGGATTCTTCAAATGACAGCTCTGGAGGGAGGAAGTCTTATTTCTCCCTGGAGTCCAAACTCATGTGTAAAGTTGAGTATGGTGGACCTACTGGCACTGATGCTGTGCCAAGTGGCAATAGAATGAATTCCAAAGCCAACACACAATGTGTGACAAAGACATCTGCCGTGGGTGGAGATTTTTCCCATAACAGCCCCAGCATTCCCCACTCCTTGCCCccacctcttcctcctccacctgCTCTTAAACCACTGGAACTCGGGGGACAAAATCTTCCTGCTGAGGTCAAAATAGAAAGAGACAAAATGGATAAGGCGGATAAGCACCTGGACAAGACCCAGTCCACTCCTCCGTCCTTGTTGCAAACTGGGTCTCAGCCACAATCACAACCCCAGACTCAAACCACCACCCACCCTCATCATTACAGCTCCCCCAGCTGGCAGGGTGGCACAGCCACCAGTTGCCAGGGGAGTTGGGGCTACAACCGTTACCCTGGCAACCATCACCCACACCAGCATCAGCCCCcagtgcagcagcagcaactcCCCTCTGTTTACAACCCTCCTTCCTCTCGACACTCCACCTCTCACCCTTCTTACCTCCCCCATCCGCACCCTCACCCCCACAGGGAGTACATTCCCAGGTATGCTGGAGGGGGAGGGGATAGAGACAGAGGGTCTGTGGGAGACAGGGAGAGGGGAGCACGGGGTGAGCTCAACAGGGAGTTCTCTGCTCCCATTGGTAACAACAGCAACACTAATAGTGGGGCGAATGGTAGTGGTGGGATGGCTGGTATCCAAGGCAGGGAGTTTGCAGGTTTGTCTGTAGGTCAAAACAGGGAGTTCCAAGGCTCTGGAAGAGATGGATCTTCTAATATAGGAGCTGAAAGAAGAGACTTTGTTCCAGCTTTCAGAGACAGAGAGCAAGAAAGAGAACGGGATCTAGGAAGAGAGTTTCCCATGCCAAACCAAAACCAGAGTAGAGACTTTGGTCCTAACGGAGCTGGAGGGGGGCATACCAGAGACAAAGACAGAGGCAGATGGGGTGAGGTTGGAGGCCAAACAAGAGAAGGAAACTGTAACCCAAACAACTCCATCTCACAAGGAAACCACCCCAGTTCAACTAGCGGACTACCTGTTAACCCCATGCTGAGTCGAGATCCACCAGCATCACCGCAAAACAACAGTAGCCACCCACCTCATTCTTCCCTGCCCCCACACTCACATCCCACAAACTCCTCCAATCGTGACTTTCCACCTCCCATAGACCAGGCACAAACCCCTTCCTCTGGACCTGACAGCTTTCACAGAGAGTATCCTCCCGCCGGTGGGAAGGATTTCAGTGCTGGCGCACCCTCCTCCACTGGAACCAATCGAGATTATCTCAGCCCACCTGGCGTTACCTCTAATCTAGGAAGAGAGTTTTCAGGGTCTGGTGGAATGCAAAATCCTTCTCACCCCCACTACCAGCCTGGACCtagagacagagagagggacTCAAACCTGCGAGAGTCTGCTCTGTACCAAAACCGTGGGGGTCCAAATCAACCTCCTGCCCTGTCTCCATCCTCTGCTACCAGTCATGGACACCCTCCAAATGCTCCATATCCTCCAACTCAAACTTCCCATACTCAGCAACCCCCACCAGGTATGGCACCTAATATACGTGCTCCACTCTACCAGTCAACTGCTCAGACTCCTCCAACACATCTATCCCCACTACCCAGCCCCTCCACTAATCAGATGGGAGGTTTCTCGTCGTTCCCCCCTGGATCCACCTCTGCTCCTAACATGCCCCTTCCTGGACCAGGCATGCCATCACCTGGATGCCGTCCCTCCCCTTTACATAGCACCTTGAACAGCCACCCTAACTTCAGTGGAACATACCACTCTAATGGGAGCGGCAGCAATAATCTGGCTAACAGCAATAGCAACGGTGGTACACCCACTAACAGCAATACAAACTCCCAATCACCTCAGAATGTCTCTAAGGGCCCTCCACCTCTTACTAACAACAACATTACTACACCAACACTTCCTGGTGGAGATGTCCTTTCAGATTCCGGCCTGCCCCAACCGCCTGTAATTAAGGAAGAACCACCAGAGGACAGGGACGAGAGTGACAGTCCACCACCTGTGTTGAGAAGCCCATCTCCTGAACCTAAGCCTGTAGACATTCCCATTCATGCTAGCCAATCAGCAAG GTTTCACAAAGTCCTTGACCGAGGCAGCAGCAACTCCTGTGCCCGCAGCGATGTCCTCTTTGTTCCGTTGGACGGTTCCAAATTATGGAAGAAGAGGAATGAGGTGATAGAAAGAGCTCGGAGGGAGGTTGAGCAACGAGCCAGAGATCtaagagaaaaagaaagagagcgCGAAAGGGAGCGTGAGAGGGAACTGGATCGCCATCTACAG cagCAAAAAGATGCTAGTGCAGCTGCAGGGGCTCGTCATGGTTCTTCCCTCTTCTTCCCTACCTCATCCTCTATGATCCTCGATCCTTCATCGTCTTCCTCCTGTCCGGGAAACCCGGCCGCTCACCCTCCACCTCACACTCAGCATCATCCCTCACACCCGCATGCTCACCTTCCTCCAGCGCACCACCTCCATCCCAGTCTTTCTCACGCTATCCCTCACTCTCTTCTCCTGCCGTCCATGGCTGGGGCATCAGCAGTAGTTGGGGGCCCTCAGGGTGCTTTGGGAATAGGTATCGGTGGTCCATATCTTGGTCCTGATACCCCAGCTCTAAGAACCCTGAGTGAGTATGCCCGTCCCCATGCTATGTCCCCACTGGGGCCCGCAAGTCGGGCTCAAGCACACCACCCTCAAGTTCATCATGGTCACCCTCATGTCCATCCCTCGTTCTTTTTACCCCAATTCCAGAATCATCATGCATTAGCCCATCCACATCACCTACCTGCTGATGCTGCAACAGCTGCAGCAATCTTGGGCTTTCTATATGGTGGCAGCCTTGAAGGGGGCCACGGTGTTGGAGGTCACCCTGGGGTCGCGGGAGGCCCGGTACCCGGAGGAATTGGGGGTTCAGGGTTAGGAGGAGTTGGCTTTCCTCATGCAGTTGCTGCTCACCGTGAGCGTATGAAGCCAGGATTTGAATTTAAGAGTGATGAACGGGTCTACCCACCAAGCTCCATTCCTGATCCTGCAGCCCTAGCCCTGGCTCACTCTCATTCCCATGCTAGTGCTCATGCACATGCCCACTCCTTGCTCCTTGGGGGAGGTGGAGGGGGACCGAATGAGGTGTCACTCTATTGCACTCCTCCTCCCCCACCTCCTGCAGGTCCCCCACATCTCCAGAACCCAACTCTGCCTCCAGTAGCTCgacctccaaaccctcctgcgcCGCAGTCCCTGTCCAATCCACCTCCTTCATCGCTCCTACCTTCATCGCACGCTTCATCTGTCCCACCACCCGCTGCCCCGCCTCCCACAGGCCCGGCTGCACCTCcggctgctcctcctcctcctgctccaccaaCCTCCAACGCCACTTCAGTTCAGCACCCAGTCCCCCATTCTTCATTCCCCAGTTCTCTGCCCTCTCATTTACCACCAACCACTTCCTCTGAGACCTACCCGACTCCCACTCGCTCACCCGCCTCTTTTGAGCGAGACAGGAGTGGAGACAGAGAGCGGGAGAGGGAACGAGACAGAACGGCACCACCAGCCTTTGGAGACAGGGAACGAGAGAGGGAGAGGGAACGAGAAAGGGGAGGAAgcgcaggaggaggaggaggaggcagcaACGCAAATGGAGGAGGAACAGgtggaggaagtggaggagaaAACATGGGTCGTGTCCAGATGCTAAACGTCACGCCCCACCATCACCAGCACTCCCACATCCATTCGCACCTTCATTTGCACCAACAAGACACAG CGGCGGGCGGGGTTCACCCCCTGATGGACCCGCTGGCGTCGGGGTCTCCTTTGGCACGCCTGCCTTACCCCGGAGCAACACTAGGCACACCCATCCTGGCTCACCCCCTCACTGACAGCGAGGTGCTTCGCCAACAGCTGTTTG CCCACCAGCTTCAGGCCATGCAGCAGGCCCAGAGCGCGGAGCTGCAGATCCAGAGACTGGCCCTGGAACAACAGTGGATacatcaccatcaccaccactcCCTCACCCAGGACGAGTACTATAG